The Gossypium hirsutum isolate 1008001.06 chromosome D07, Gossypium_hirsutum_v2.1, whole genome shotgun sequence genome includes the window AGATGGAGACTACCTAAATTGGATGGATCAGCATATGTTCGATGTAGAAGATGTTCAAGAAGGCAAGGGATGGTCCTCGCAACCACTTCTTTCTACAGCTCCTCCTGTCCTGGAACCAAAACCTTTGTATAGAACTTCCACATATCCCCAGCAGCAACCACAGCCACATCACTTTTCAAGTGAACCGATAGTTGGATCTAAATCAACCTTCACATCTTTCCCACCTCCTGGTAACAGATGCGAACAGTCTTTACCTACTCACCTAAAAATCCCAGCTCTTACCAGTGGATCTCAGTCCCCCTTCTCTCCATTGTCTAACTCTAGTCTCTGTTTGGCTGGTTTATCTCATGGATTGCATTATGGTGGTAATATGTCTCAGTTAACATCTCCGGGCCTGTCTTTTAGTAGCAGATCGCAAAATCATTGGGTAAACAATTCCGGTTTATTACATGGAGATCATGCTGGTCTTTTGCATCATATGTTGCAACATCAAATACCTCATCAAAATGGCTTGATATCCCCACAGTTAATGTCACCGCAACAACACAGGCTGCACCATTCGATTCAACCGTCTTTGGCACATTTGACCGCGTTACAATCTCAGCTGTATAATCCTCATCCTTCTTCGCATAAAATGATGTTTGGAATGGCTGATCATAGGGAACAACGGACGAAATCATCAAGAAACAGGCAGAGCATGCGGTTTTCTCAGCAAAGTTCTGATACCAGTAGCCAGAAAAACGAGAGTGGGTTGGTACAATTCCGGTCCAAGCATATGACTGCTGAAGAAATAGAGAGTATTCTTAAGATGCAACATGCTGCGACACATAGTAACGATCCTTACGTAGATGATTATTACCACCAAGCTTGTCTTGCCAAAAGATCATCGGGATCCAGGGCTAAACATCTTTTTTGCCCGTCTCACTTGAAGGAATCACATTCTCGATCTCGTAACAGTAGTGGAGAGCAGCATTTGCATGTTCATGTTGATGCACTTGGGAAAGTCCCCATCCCTACCATTCGTAAACCTCGTCCTTTGCTTGAAATTGATCCTCCATTAGTTGATGGGGGCTCTGAACAGAAAACCGAGAAGCCTCTAGAACAGGAACCGATGCTTGCAGCTAGGATCACCGTTGAAGATTCTCTTGGCCTTCTTTtcgatgttgatgatattgacaGGCTCTTACTGTCTAGTCAGCCCCAAGATGGTGGAGCTCAACTTAGACGGAGGCGGCAGATCCTGCTTGAAAGTCTAGCACAATCGCTTCAGCTCGTTGATCCTCTTAGCAAAGGCGGACATGCGGTTACCTGTTCTCCCAAAGATGACATTGTGTTCCTAAGGATCGTTTCTCTTCCGAAGGGTCGTAAACTCATCACCAGGTACCTTAAACTTCTCATCCCTGGAAGTGAGCTTATTCGAATAGTATGCATGGCCATTTTCCGTCACTTGAGATTCTTGTTTGGCGGTCTTTCTTCCGATCCCGAAGCAGCTGAAACAACTACCGACCTTGCAAAGACCGTTTCCCTATCTATCAACAACATGGATATCTGTTCACTTAGTGCTTGCCTTGTTGCTGTTGTTTGTTCTTCAGAACAACCACCGTTCAGACCCCTCGGAATCCCTGCCGGTGATGGTGCTTCAGTTATTCTAAAATCCGTTCTCGAAAGAGCCACTCAAGTCTTAACTCATCCATCCGGAAATTTCCCAATGCCTCATTACACATTCTGGAGAGCATCGTTTGATGAATTCTTCACTCTCCTCACCAAATACTGTGTCACCAAATACGAGTCGATAATACAATCGATACACAACCAGTCTCTACCAACCACAGAAGTAATTGGTTCAGAAGCTATAAGACGTGAAATGCCTTGCGAGCTCTTACGTGCTAGTCTCCCTCACACCAATGAAGCTCAAAGAAAGCTTTTAATGGACTTCTCGCAATGTTCTGTCCCGGATAACGGATCCAACTCGCCTGCCGGAAGTAATAGCCAAATAAACTCTGAATCAGTAAGGGGCTAacctaaaagaaaaaaaggttttAGAGGTCTTTTACACTTTGGGTTCTTGTTTGAATGgcacccctttttttattttttattttatcattttctttctttttttttaaaaaaaaaggaatttcaAGGAGGGAGAATCCAAGAATGGCAATGGCAAAGGGGGGAATTAGTGGTGAGTGAATGAATGAAAAGTTGAAgcttttttatgattattataatggTTGCTATGTTGATTGAAACATTTCAAATGCCAAAGTTGGGAAAGCTTTAGTGGGTTTTAGAAGAAGAATATGTACAGGACCTTGGGAATGGAATtggaattttcttttttctttttttttaaagttttatgtttatatatataatatatactgTTTCATTTCATTATGTTAGTTTGTGAAGGAGATTGATTTATGATGAATGGTGATGCAAtctttttaaaattctatttGTTGGGAACTGAGGGAGCCAAGGGATTCTTCTTTGAGCAAAACAGAATCTTGTAATAATTGAACATTTGCTGTTTAAATATACTGAAAATGTTCCTTTGATTCTGCTGCtgcttatttgtttattttggaaTTTGA containing:
- the LOC107919862 gene encoding protein PAT1 homolog 1 — protein: MERSDGKLPSSFSQASSDNALFDASQYQFFGQNAVAEVDLGGLEDGEEDSPVFASTKDDEYHLFDRGELVGLGSLSDMDDLASTFAKLNRVVTGPRNPGVIGDRSGSFSRESSSAADWSQDGDYLNWMDQHMFDVEDVQEGKGWSSQPLLSTAPPVLEPKPLYRTSTYPQQQPQPHHFSSEPIVGSKSTFTSFPPPGNRCEQSLPTHLKIPALTSGSQSPFSPLSNSSLCLAGLSHGLHYGGNMSQLTSPGLSFSSRSQNHWVNNSGLLHGDHAGLLHHMLQHQIPHQNGLISPQLMSPQQHRLHHSIQPSLAHLTALQSQLYNPHPSSHKMMFGMADHREQRTKSSRNRQSMRFSQQSSDTSSQKNESGLVQFRSKHMTAEEIESILKMQHAATHSNDPYVDDYYHQACLAKRSSGSRAKHLFCPSHLKESHSRSRNSSGEQHLHVHVDALGKVPIPTIRKPRPLLEIDPPLVDGGSEQKTEKPLEQEPMLAARITVEDSLGLLFDVDDIDRLLLSSQPQDGGAQLRRRRQILLESLAQSLQLVDPLSKGGHAVTCSPKDDIVFLRIVSLPKGRKLITRYLKLLIPGSELIRIVCMAIFRHLRFLFGGLSSDPEAAETTTDLAKTVSLSINNMDICSLSACLVAVVCSSEQPPFRPLGIPAGDGASVILKSVLERATQVLTHPSGNFPMPHYTFWRASFDEFFTLLTKYCVTKYESIIQSIHNQSLPTTEVIGSEAIRREMPCELLRASLPHTNEAQRKLLMDFSQCSVPDNGSNSPAGSNSQINSESEFQGGRIQEWQWQRGELVVSE